The Aedes aegypti strain LVP_AGWG chromosome 3, AaegL5.0 Primary Assembly, whole genome shotgun sequence genome contains a region encoding:
- the LOC5579411 gene encoding histone H1, which yields MSEVATEAAAAAPAASPAKTKKPRAPKGQGKPKKPSTHPPVNDMVVAAIKTLKERNGSSLQAIKKYIAANYKCDVAKLAPFLKKALKNGVEKGKFVQTKGTGASGSFKLKAEAKKAASEKKPKKAGEKKAKKATGEKKKATKKPAGEKKAKKPAGEKKAKKPAAAKKAKAAGAKAAKKAGGVKKAAAPKQKATKPSKTAAKKPKTPKPKKAAPAKKAAAKKTAAKK from the coding sequence ATGTCTGAAGTTGCCACTGAAGCCGCTGCCGCAGCCCCGGCTGCCTCGCCAGCCAAGACCAAGAAGCCAAGGGCCCCCAAGGGACAGGGCAAGCCGAAGAAGCCGTCGACCCACCCCCCAGTCAACGACATGGTTGTTGCTGCCATCAAAACCTTGAAGGAACGCAACGGATCGTCCCTGCAGGCCATCAAGAAGTACATCGCCGCCAACTACAAATGCGATGTCGCCAAGCTTGCCCCATTCCTCAAGAAGGCCTTGAAGAATGGCGTCGAGAAGGGCAAGTTCGTCCAAACCAAGGGCACCGGCGCTTCCGGTTCGTTCAAGCTGAAGGCTGAAGCTAAGAAGGCCGCCAGTGAGAAGAAACCGAAGAAGGCCGGCGAGAAGAAGGCCAAGAAGGCTACCGGAGAGAAGAAGAAGGCCACCAAGAAACCAGCTGGGGAGAAGAAGGCCAAGAAGCCAGCCGGCGAGAAGAAAGCCAAGAAGCCGGCTGCAGCCAAGAAAGCCAAAGCTGCTGGTGCCAAGGCTGCCAAAAAGGCCGGTGGTGTGAAGAAGGCTGCTGCTCCGAAGCAGAAGGCCACCAAACCTTCCAAGACCGCCGCCAAGAAGCCCAAGACCCCAAAACCGAAGAAGGCTGCCCCAGCCAAGAAAGCTGCCGCGAAGAAGACCGCTGCCAAGAAGTAA
- the LOC110679765 gene encoding histone H2B — translation MAPKTSGKAAKKSGKAQKNIVKGDKKKKKQRRKESYAIYIYKVLKQVHPDTGVSSKAMSIMNSFVNDIFERIAAEASRLAHYNKRSTITSREIQTAVRLLLPGELAKHAVSEGTKAVTKYTSSK, via the coding sequence ATGGCACCGAAAACCAGCGGAAAGGCCGCGAAGAAATCCGGCAAGGCCCAGAAGAACATTGTCAAGGgcgataagaagaagaagaagcagcgcAGGAAGGAAAGCTACGCCATCTACATCTACAAGGTGTTGAAGCAAGTTCACCCCGACACTGGCGTTTCGTCGAAAGCCATGAGCATCATGAACAGCTTCGTCAACGACATCTTTGAGCGTATTGCCGCCGAAGCCTCCCGCCTGGCCCACTACAACAAGCGTTCGACGATCACATCCCGCGAAATCCAAACCGCCGTCCGGCTTCTGCTCCCGGGAGAGTTGGCCAAGCACGCCGTTTCGGAAGGCACCAAGGCCGTCACCAAATACACCAGCTCCAAGTAA
- the LOC110679792 gene encoding LOW QUALITY PROTEIN: histone H2B-like (The sequence of the model RefSeq protein was modified relative to this genomic sequence to represent the inferred CDS: deleted 2 bases in 2 codons) produces MAPKTSGKAAKKSGKAQKNIVKGDKKKKKQRRKESYAIYIYKVLKQVHPDTGVSSKAMSIMNSFVNDIFERIAAEASRLAHYNKRSTITSREIQTAVRLLLPGELAKHAVSEGTKAVTKYTSSK; encoded by the exons ATGGCACCGAAAACCAGCGGAAAGGCCGCGAAGAAATCCGGCAAGGCCCAGAAGAACATTGTCAAGGgcgataagaagaagaagaagcagcgcAGGAAGGAAAGCTACGCCATCTACATCTACAAGGTGTTGAAGCAAGTTCACCCCGACACTGGCGTTTCGTCGAAAGCC ATGAGCATCATGAACAGCTTCGTCAACGACATCTTTGAGCGTATTGCCGCCGAAGCCTCCCGCCTGGCCCACTAC AACAAGCGTTCGACGATCACATCCCGCGAAATCCAAACCGCCGTCCGGCTTCTGCTCCCGGGAGAGTTGGCCAAGCACGCCGTTTCGGAAGGCACCAAGGCCGTCACCAAATACACCAGCTCCAAGTAA
- the LOC110679751 gene encoding histone H4 gives MTGRGKGGKGLGKGGAKRHRKVLRDNIQGITKPAIRRLARRGGVKRISGLIYEETRGVLKVFLENVIRDAVTYTEHAKRKTVTAMDVVYALKRQGRTLYGFGG, from the coding sequence ATGACCGGCCGTGGCAAGGGAGGCAAAGGACTCGGAAAAGGAGGCGCCaagcgtcatcgcaaggttttgcgtgaTAACATCCAGGGTATCACCAAGCCCGCAATCCGTCGTCTGGCTCGTCGTGGAGGAGTCAAGCGTATCTCCGGACTTATCTACGAGGAAACTCGTGGTGTGTTGAAGGTGTTCCTGGAAAACGTCATCCGTGATGCCGTTACCTACACTGAACACGCCAAGCGTAAAACCGTTACCGCTATGGATGTTGTCTACGCTCTGAAGCGTCAGGGACGCACCCTGTACGGTTTCGGAGGTTAA
- the LOC110678203 gene encoding histone H1B-like: MSEVALKPLPAAPGCLASQDQEAKGPQGTGQAEEAVDPPPSQRHGCCCIKTLKERKRIVPAGHQENGVEKGQVRPNQGHRRFRSFKLKAEAKKAASEKKPKKAGEKKAKKATGEKKKATKNQLGRRRPRSQPARRKPRSRLQPRKPKLLVPRLPKRPVV, encoded by the exons ATGTCTGAAGTTGCACTGAAGCCGCTGCCCGCAGCGCCCGGCTGCCTCGCCAGCCAAGACCAAGAAGCCAAGGGCCCCCAAGGGACAGGGCAAGCCGAAGAAGCCGTCGACCCACCCCCCAGTCAACGACATGGTTGTTGCTGCATCAAAACCTTGAAGGAACGCAAACGGATCGTCCCTGCAGGCCATCAAGAA AATGGCGTCGAGAAGGGCCAAGTTCGTCCAAACCAAGGGCACCGGCGCTTCCGTTCGTTCAAGCTGAAGGCTGAAGCTAAGAAGGCCGCCAGTGAGAAGAAACCGAAGAAGGCCGGCGAGAAGAAGGCCAAGAAGGCTACCGGAGAGAAGAAGAAGGCCACCAAGAACCAGCTGGGGAGAAGAAGGCCAAGAAGCCAGCCGGCGAGAAGAAAGCCAAGAAGCCGGCTGCAGCCAAGAAAGCCAAAGCTGCTGGTGCCAAGGCTGCCAAAAAGGCCGGTGGTGTGA
- the LOC110679735 gene encoding histone H3 encodes MARTKQTARKSTGGKAPRKQLATKAARKSAPATGGVKKPHRYRPGTVALREIRRYQKSTELLIRKLPFQRLVREIAQDFKTDLRFQSSAVMALQEASEAYLVGLFEDTNLCAIHAKRVTIMPKDIQLARRIRGERA; translated from the coding sequence ATGGCCCGTACCAAGCAGACTGCTCGTAAGTCTACTGGAGGAAAAGCTCCTCGCAAGCAGCTGGCTACCAAAGccgctcgcaagagcgccccagccaccggaggtGTCAAGAAGCCTCACCGTTATCGGCCAGGAACCGTTGCTCTGCGTGAAATCCGTCGCTACCAAAAGTCGACTGAGCTGCTGATCCGCAAGCTGCCATTCCAGCGTCTGGTTCGTGAGATCGcccaggacttcaagaccgatctgcgcttccagagctcggctgtcatggccctgcaggaagcgagcgaggcctatctggtcggtcttttcgaagataccaacctttgcgccatccacgccaagcgtgtcaccattatgcccaaggacatccagctggctcgccgtatccgtggagaacgcgcttaa